GTCGTGGTGGACAACGATCCGAGTGGCAGTGCTGAGCCGGTGGTCTCGAGGGTCATGGACGCGCGGGTCACCTACGCCCGCGAGACCACGCCCGGCATCTCGGCCGCGCGGAATCGCATTCTCGACCTGGCCGCTGGTGCCGACCTGCTGGTTTTCATCGACGACGACGAGACTCCGGAGCCCGGTTGGCTGAGGGCGCTCATCGAGACATGGCGGTCCAGTGGCGCAGATGCCGTCAGCGGCCCCGTTGTCTCAGTGCCCGACGGTGCACTCGATCCCTGGGTGGCCGCCGGCGGGTTCTTCGAGCGGTCTCATCGCGACATGGTGCCGACGGGAGCCGCGCTCGACCGGGCTGCGACCAACAACCTGCTCCTGCATCTGCCTGCCGTCCGTCGGCTCTCGTTGCGGTTCGACCCGCGCTTCGGCCTCAGCGGCGGAGAGGACTCGCTCTTCACCAGGTCCCTGGTGGCACGCGGCGGCAGGATCGTCTGGTGCGCCGAGGCCGTGGTGCTGGACCGGTTGCCGGTGGATCGGCTGACCAGGTCGTACGCGCTGAGCCGGACCTACGGCCTCGCGCACTCGTCGACGCGTGTGGACCTCGCGCTCCAGCGTGGGGCGGCGGGTCGCGCGCGGGGGCGGATGCGGGCGGTTGTCACGGGGGTGGCTCGGTTGGCGTGGGGCGCGGCGCAGGGCGCGCGTGGGGTGCTGGCGCGAGGCGTGGAAGACCGGGCGCGTGGCCGTCGCATGATGGCTCGCGGCCGAGGGGAGATCGCGGCTGCGCTGGGGACGGTTAGGAGATCGTACGGAGGTTCGGGCGGGTGATTCAGCGCCGCTTTCCGCTCGCCTCGCCTCGCCGGCTCTGACCGTCCGCCAAGCGTTTCGCGAGGGCGAGGTAGCCGTCCGTCACTGCCTCCCACGAGTACGTGGAGACGACGCGCGCGCGGACCGTCTCGGCATGGGCGACGGCGCCGGCCACGTCACCCTCGGTCTCGACCACGCAGCGTGCGACGTCGCCAGCCGTCCGGAAGTAGCGTGCTCCCGCTCCCAGGGACTCGGCATTGAAGCTGATGTCATAGGCGATGACGGGAGCGGCCGCGCCGATCGCTCGCAGCAGCGAGGGATTGGTGCCGCCCACGCTGTGGCCGTGCAGATAGGAAGCCGCGTTCGCATAGAGAGCGTCGAGGAGGTCCTGGTCCCAGACGCCCCCGACGAGCCGGATGCGAGGGTCGCCATGGGCAGCCTGTTCGATCTCGGTCGTGTACGCGTCGGCATAGGGCGCCGAGCCGACCACGACGAGCGGCAGCGTGGCGTCGCTGGCACGGTAGCCGCGGACGATCTCGAGCACGTGGTTCTCGGGCTCGAAGCGCGCGACCACGAGGTGGTAGCCGCGGTCGTTCAGATCGAGGTCGGCGATCCGCTCGGTGCGACGGTCCGTCAGGAGGGGCGCCCCGTATACGAGGAGTTCGGTCGAGGCGCCGAACTCCTCGGTGTAGTAGTCGGAGATGCCCCGCGCGTCCGCGATGAGCGCGTCGGCCCATCGAACGGAGAGGGCTTCCGCCGTCCGGTAGTACCGGCGCCCGGTGCCGCCCCACTTGGCACGCTTCCACTCCAGCCCGTCGACATGCACGGCGGTTGGGAGCCGGCGCAGGCGGAGCACCGGCAGAAACACGGCGTTGGCCGCGTTGAACACGAAGGCCACGTCGTGGCGGCGCCGGGAGAACAGCAGGTGGAACACCGACAGGCAGGTGTGGCTCAGGGTCTCCAGGGCCTTCTTGCGAGCCGCGGGGAGATGCACCAGCTTCATGCCGAGGTGCTCGGGTGGTTCGCCCTCGGCGCCACGACAGTAGACCGTCACCTCGTGTCCGCGGTCCGCCATCCGACGGCCGATCTCCTCGATGGCAGTCTCGA
Above is a window of Aeromicrobium senzhongii DNA encoding:
- a CDS encoding glycosyltransferase family 2 protein; its protein translation is MANQGAVAGRLVVGVATFHRAGPLAALLPLLLAELDGVADVLDPPSELGLVVVDNDPSGSAEPVVSRVMDARVTYARETTPGISAARNRILDLAAGADLLVFIDDDETPEPGWLRALIETWRSSGADAVSGPVVSVPDGALDPWVAAGGFFERSHRDMVPTGAALDRAATNNLLLHLPAVRRLSLRFDPRFGLSGGEDSLFTRSLVARGGRIVWCAEAVVLDRLPVDRLTRSYALSRTYGLAHSSTRVDLALQRGAAGRARGRMRAVVTGVARLAWGAAQGARGVLARGVEDRARGRRMMARGRGEIAAALGTVRRSYGGSGG
- a CDS encoding DUF1972 domain-containing protein, which codes for MRIAMLGTRGVPARYGGFETAIEEIGRRMADRGHEVTVYCRGAEGEPPEHLGMKLVHLPAARKKALETLSHTCLSVFHLLFSRRRHDVAFVFNAANAVFLPVLRLRRLPTAVHVDGLEWKRAKWGGTGRRYYRTAEALSVRWADALIADARGISDYYTEEFGASTELLVYGAPLLTDRRTERIADLDLNDRGYHLVVARFEPENHVLEIVRGYRASDATLPLVVVGSAPYADAYTTEIEQAAHGDPRIRLVGGVWDQDLLDALYANAASYLHGHSVGGTNPSLLRAIGAAAPVIAYDISFNAESLGAGARYFRTAGDVARCVVETEGDVAGAVAHAETVRARVVSTYSWEAVTDGYLALAKRLADGQSRRGEASGKRR